In Hirundo rustica isolate bHirRus1 chromosome 4, bHirRus1.pri.v3, whole genome shotgun sequence, a genomic segment contains:
- the TNFRSF13C gene encoding tumor necrosis factor receptor superfamily member 13C produces the protein MSSSGKAAISPSCLSFECFDTLTKSCIKCSDLFKDNTTPRPASQVKNAAALLPPSALPLLTLPASCSTAEPTLAPTLTSTFQIFGVPVLVGVILVLATLCGFLACKVEKWRRKRKAADEENKEARGPRME, from the exons ATGTCCTCATCAGGAAAAGCTGCCATTtccccctcctgcctctccttcgAGTGCTTCGACACCCTGACCAAGTCATGCATCAAGTGCTCCGACCTGTTCAAGGACAACACAA CCCCTAGGCCAGCCAGCCAGGTGAAAAATGCTGctgccctccttcctccttcagcCCTCCCCCTTCTGACACTACCGGCATCTTGCTCCACAGCAGAGCCTACCCTAGCACCCACCCTGACCAGCACCTTCCAGATCTTCGGGGTCCCAGTGCTGGTGGGGGTTATCCTGGTTCTGGCTACCCTCTGTGGCTTCCTGGCCTGCAAGGTGGAAAAgtggaggagaaagaggaaggcaGCAGATGAAGAGAACAAAG AAGCCAGAGGACCACGGATGGAGTGA